One window of Solwaraspora sp. WMMA2056 genomic DNA carries:
- a CDS encoding transposase family protein, protein MYHTTGFTTDQIRDLCVLVRAECRNLGMEPWPPILGLYRALVVTLTYMRRNRVQAEIAEAHGVSQSTISRAVTAITPVLDRVLAGFVPTADELDPTVQYIVDGTLFPCWSWRTDRCLYSGKHKTTGMSVQVACTLDGALVWVSDPVTGNHHDSYAINDTGVLVSLNPAGWIGDKGYVGNGMITPYKKPKGGELTEWQKEYNRQVNKIRWVVEQVIANLKTWRILHTDYRRPLATFTETISCAIGLHFYRIACE, encoded by the coding sequence ATGTATCATACCACCGGCTTCACGACCGATCAGATCCGCGACCTCTGCGTGCTGGTCCGCGCCGAATGCCGGAACCTGGGCATGGAACCGTGGCCACCGATCCTCGGCCTCTACCGCGCCCTCGTGGTCACGTTGACCTACATGCGGCGCAACCGCGTCCAAGCGGAGATCGCCGAGGCGCACGGCGTCTCCCAGTCGACGATCTCACGGGCGGTCACCGCCATCACCCCGGTCCTCGACCGCGTGCTGGCGGGGTTCGTGCCGACCGCCGACGAGCTCGACCCGACCGTCCAGTACATCGTCGACGGCACCCTGTTCCCCTGCTGGTCATGGCGCACGGACCGCTGTCTGTACTCCGGCAAGCACAAGACCACGGGCATGAGCGTCCAGGTCGCCTGCACCCTCGACGGCGCGCTCGTCTGGGTCTCCGATCCCGTCACCGGCAACCACCACGACTCGTACGCGATCAACGACACCGGTGTTCTCGTCAGCCTGAATCCTGCAGGCTGGATCGGCGACAAGGGATACGTCGGCAACGGCATGATCACCCCGTACAAGAAGCCCAAGGGCGGCGAGCTCACAGAGTGGCAGAAGGAATACAACAGGCAGGTCAACAAGATCCGCTGGGTCGTCGAACAGGTCATCGCGAATCTGAAGACCTGGAGAATCCTGCACACCGACTACCGCAGACCGCTCGCGACCTTCACAGAAACGATCTCCTGTGCCATCGGGCTGCACTTCTACAGGATCGCCTGTGAATAG
- a CDS encoding winged helix-turn-helix domain-containing protein has translation MPPSAKWVGLLVHIRKQIETGELSPGAKLPSTSQLCAEHNVSAIVVRNAMIALKAEGLVVGVPGVGVFVVDANEATGGS, from the coding sequence ATGCCGCCGAGCGCCAAGTGGGTAGGCCTCCTCGTCCACATCCGCAAGCAGATCGAGACCGGCGAGTTGTCGCCGGGCGCGAAGCTGCCGTCGACGTCGCAGCTCTGCGCCGAACACAACGTGTCGGCGATCGTCGTCCGCAACGCCATGATCGCGCTCAAGGCCGAAGGCCTGGTCGTCGGTGTACCCGGTGTCGGTGTCTTCGTCGTCGATGCCAACGAGGCCACCGGTGGGTCGTAG
- a CDS encoding IS66 family transposase — translation MPDVPSIVELLERLVALEEAVAQRDARIAVLEAENAELRRRLGQTPRNSNLPPSAQGLDKPAPRSLRGRSGRRVGGQDGHRGQTLRQVDVPDETVVHEPVVCGGCGDGLAGAAVVGVTRRQVFEIPLVAARVVEHRLVARRCRCAAVTCADAPVGVDAPVQYGPRLAAVVVYLLVAQFGAQKRVARAVGDLFGVPVSQGSVAALTARAARRLEGDFLAVVRRALARARLAHFDETGFRVAGRLHWVHSVSTDRLSLLYVHRRRGREAMDGGGVLPSFAGVAVHDAWAPYDCYPGVTHALCCAHLLRELVAAGELDPDATWAGQAIRALLDLKTAAEAARAAGRDRVPVDVLAVGVASFRHAALVGVKQHAGARAPVGRKLHALARRMHERIDDYLRFAYDLRCPFDNNAAEREVRMVKVRQKISGAMRTFTGAEHFCHLRSYLATAGKHGVNLLDALTQLTSGRPWIPATN, via the coding sequence GTGCCTGACGTGCCATCCATCGTGGAGCTGCTGGAGCGGCTCGTGGCGTTGGAGGAGGCCGTCGCGCAGCGGGATGCGCGGATCGCGGTTTTGGAGGCGGAGAACGCCGAGTTGCGGCGTCGGTTGGGTCAGACGCCGAGGAACTCGAATCTCCCGCCGTCGGCGCAGGGGTTGGACAAGCCCGCGCCGAGGTCGTTGCGGGGCCGGTCGGGACGCCGCGTGGGTGGTCAGGACGGTCACCGGGGGCAGACGTTGCGGCAGGTCGACGTGCCGGACGAGACGGTTGTCCATGAGCCGGTGGTGTGTGGCGGGTGTGGTGACGGCCTGGCTGGTGCGGCGGTTGTCGGGGTGACCCGGCGTCAGGTGTTCGAGATTCCGCTGGTCGCTGCCCGGGTGGTCGAGCATCGTCTCGTGGCGCGGCGGTGTAGGTGTGCGGCGGTGACCTGTGCGGACGCGCCCGTCGGGGTGGACGCGCCGGTGCAGTACGGTCCCCGGCTGGCGGCGGTCGTGGTGTATCTGCTGGTCGCGCAGTTCGGGGCGCAGAAACGTGTCGCGCGGGCGGTGGGTGATCTGTTCGGGGTGCCGGTCTCGCAGGGCAGTGTCGCGGCGTTGACCGCCCGGGCCGCGCGTCGTCTGGAGGGTGACTTCCTGGCCGTGGTGCGCCGGGCGTTGGCCCGGGCGCGGTTGGCGCACTTCGACGAGACCGGGTTCCGGGTCGCCGGTCGTCTGCACTGGGTCCATTCGGTGTCGACCGACAGGTTGAGCCTGCTGTACGTGCACCGCCGTCGTGGCCGGGAGGCGATGGACGGCGGTGGGGTGCTGCCGTCGTTCGCCGGGGTCGCCGTGCATGACGCGTGGGCGCCGTATGACTGCTACCCGGGCGTGACGCATGCGTTGTGCTGCGCGCATCTGCTGCGTGAGTTGGTGGCCGCTGGTGAGCTCGATCCGGACGCGACCTGGGCGGGGCAGGCGATCCGGGCGTTGCTGGACCTCAAGACCGCAGCCGAGGCCGCTCGCGCCGCCGGCCGGGACCGGGTGCCGGTGGACGTCCTCGCCGTCGGGGTCGCCTCGTTCCGCCACGCCGCGCTGGTCGGGGTCAAGCAGCACGCCGGTGCGCGGGCCCCGGTCGGGCGCAAACTCCACGCCCTGGCCCGGCGGATGCACGAGCGTATCGATGACTACCTGCGGTTCGCGTACGACCTGCGATGTCCGTTCGACAACAACGCGGCCGAGCGTGAGGTCCGCATGGTCAAGGTCCGACAGAAGATATCCGGCGCCATGCGCACCTTCACCGGCGCGGAACACTTCTGCCATCTGCGGTCCTACCTCGCCACCGCGGGCAAACACGGCGTCAATCTACTTGACGCACTCACGCAACTGACCTCCGGCCGACCATGGATCCCCGCCACCAACTGA
- a CDS encoding HNH endonuclease: MKAFVGVTDGEWRSFLAARPQINEVNFWRPGGGSFKVLNPGEPFFFKSRYPHNRIVGGGFFSGFAKLRLSEAWGLFGEANGAGSLADMARDIGKYRKDPIGPGEDPVIGCIFIRDTVFFPEGRQPEPPPEFSPNLTQGKTYDLSSGTHFEYFEHLTKLLLGGEVHVDPEGAWHRPGPVFGDPRLRPQRLGQQSFKAVVLDTYSRRCAITDSKLRPALQAAHIRPVAAGGEHRIDNGMLLRADVHILFDQGYLGVDPKYRLLVSRRLRDDFGNGEQFYARAGTQIAVPEQKARRPDHGLLEWHTDTVFKR; the protein is encoded by the coding sequence GTGAAGGCGTTCGTGGGGGTCACCGACGGCGAGTGGCGCAGCTTCCTCGCCGCCCGGCCGCAGATCAACGAGGTCAACTTCTGGCGGCCGGGCGGCGGCAGTTTCAAGGTCCTCAATCCCGGCGAGCCGTTCTTCTTCAAGAGCCGCTACCCGCACAACCGGATCGTCGGCGGCGGCTTCTTCAGCGGGTTCGCGAAGCTGCGGCTCTCGGAAGCCTGGGGACTGTTCGGCGAGGCCAACGGCGCGGGCTCCCTCGCCGACATGGCCCGCGACATCGGCAAGTACCGCAAGGATCCGATCGGCCCTGGCGAGGACCCGGTCATCGGCTGCATCTTCATCCGCGACACGGTCTTCTTCCCCGAGGGCCGGCAGCCGGAGCCGCCGCCGGAGTTCTCGCCGAACCTCACCCAGGGCAAGACGTACGACCTGTCGTCGGGCACGCACTTCGAGTACTTCGAGCACCTGACGAAACTGCTGCTCGGCGGGGAGGTCCACGTCGACCCGGAGGGTGCCTGGCACCGGCCGGGGCCGGTGTTCGGCGACCCCCGGCTCCGGCCACAGCGCCTCGGGCAGCAGTCGTTCAAGGCGGTCGTGCTCGACACATACTCCCGGCGCTGCGCGATCACCGACAGCAAGCTGCGGCCGGCGCTGCAGGCCGCGCACATCCGCCCGGTGGCCGCCGGCGGCGAGCACCGCATCGACAACGGCATGCTGCTGCGGGCCGACGTACACATCCTCTTCGACCAGGGCTACCTGGGCGTCGACCCGAAATACCGACTGCTCGTCAGCCGACGCCTGCGCGACGACTTCGGCAACGGCGAACAGTTCTACGCCCGCGCCGGCACCCAGATCGCCGTACCCGAGCAGAAGGCCCGCCGCCCCGACCACGGCCTGCTCGAATGGCACACCGACACAGTCTTCAAGCGCTGA
- a CDS encoding winged helix-turn-helix domain-containing protein: protein MPAKPKWAQIADGIRAKIATGELAPGDKLPSTSELGREHGVSAIVVRQAINTLKVERVVEGVPGVGVFVADPNETQV from the coding sequence ATGCCCGCCAAACCGAAGTGGGCGCAGATTGCCGACGGCATCCGCGCCAAGATCGCCACCGGAGAGCTTGCTCCAGGCGACAAGCTGCCATCGACCAGCGAGCTTGGCCGTGAGCACGGCGTCTCGGCCATCGTCGTCCGACAAGCGATCAACACGCTGAAGGTCGAGCGCGTCGTCGAAGGCGTGCCAGGTGTCGGCGTCTTCGTCGCCGACCCGAACGAGACGCAGGTCTGA